A window of Zingiber officinale cultivar Zhangliang chromosome 5A, Zo_v1.1, whole genome shotgun sequence contains these coding sequences:
- the LOC121981520 gene encoding filament-like plant protein 3 produces the protein MDRRSWLWRRKSSEKSLGETESSGSVSSQSERYSDDQEALRTSPNDTSASHAQLPEVASNTCDTEVDKTLKRLTGKLSAALLNISAKEELVKQHSKVAEEAVSGWEQAEAEVATLKQQLETAVEKNTSLEDRITQLDGALKECVSQFHRFREDQEEKVQNLATSKGCEKYESEKQLAEIKPQIDAAKIESTTLDHGLQARFETVEKENMALKTEVHSLFKHLQVLLLERELSNKAAETASKQRLDSIKRITKLEAECRQLLHMNRKLLSTGDPKLIGSSICVESLTDSQSDSGDRLPGTEIELGRSDSWASALIAELDQFKGEKPTPRIIDASVEIELMDDFLEMERFVALPESDAEIIEPGDKSFQVTKDDLQIENEIMDHKLIVLEEKVEKLGYEKEEMRIALAESHRQLEVFCNLLAEAENKIVEMQTKMDLANEPKASTVGDLEGMWKELETQLELAYLENGKLCEKISLLEESLQDDRILSAEHEAKVEIAEVARQELDSQLKSALQEVGTLNEKIGVLECQLKEGRALSSELAAKVYSLEATNKALESQLDDANSEVRKLKEKVNFWELKAEEETKLSTEYALKLEAAEAETKKLELDLKSAHLFANKVQAAEAAKMSVEIQLESARLEVQKLSDEVVFLERRVDEERALSAEYADRCRKLEGDFFKMNREADLSRASRSSRELKIKQERDLVVAAGKLEECQKTIASLNQQLKFLTTFDGLILEAEMPEYNASIRDHDDSITEVKGFFRNNPLEVTDNYKFSIGSEKGLVESSSVSLISSASSPNLSEITRTLLSRSRSTAC, from the exons ATGGACCGTCGGAGTTGGCTGTGGAGGCGCAAGTCATCGGAGAAGAGCCTTGGTGAGACTGAGAGTTCCGGATCGGTATCCTCTCAGTCTGAAAGATACTCAGATGACCAG GAAGCATTGAGGACTTCTCCAAATGATACTTCAGCTAGCCATGCCCAATTGCCAGAGGTTGCGTCAAATACTTGTGATACTGAAGTTGATAAAACTTTGAAGAGATTGACAGGAAAACTATCGGCTGCTCTTCTGAACATCAGTGCTAAAGAGGAACTCGTCAAGCAGCATTCTAAAGTTGCAGAAGAAGCTGTTTCAG GCTGGGAACAGGCTGAAGCCGAGGTTGCAACACTCAAGCAGCAGCTTGAAACTGCAGTCGAAAAGAACACTTCACTCGAAGATAGAATTACCCAACTCGACGGCGCTCTCAAGGAATGTGTCAGCCAGTTCCATCGATTCAGGGAGGACCAAGAAGAGAAAGTTCAGAATTTGGCCACCAGCAAGGGATGCGAGAAGTATGAATCTGAGAAACAACTTGCGGAAATCAAACCGCAGATTGATGCTGCGAAAATTGAATCTACGACACTTGATCATGGACTTCAGGCAAGATTTGAGACGGTTGAGAAAGAAAACATGGCTCTGAAGACTGAAGTTCATTCCCTGTTCAAACACCTCCAAGTTCTATTGCTGGAGAGGGAGCTAAGTAATAAAGCAGCAGAGACAGCTAGTAAGCAACGCTTAGACAGTATAAAAAGGATCACCAAACTTGAAGCTGAATGCCGTCAATTACTCCATATGAATCGTAAGTTATTGTCCACCGGCGATCCCAAactaattggaagctcaatctgtgTTGAATCTCTCACAGATAGCCAATCAGACAGTGGAGATAGATTGCCTGGTACAGAAATCGAACTTGGACGATCAGATTCATGGGCATCTGCTTTAATCGCTGAGCTTGATCAATTTAAGGGCGAGAAGCCAACTCCAAGAATTATCGATGCTTCTGTTGAGATTGAGCTTATGGATGATTTCCTTGAGATGGAGAGATTTGTTGCCTTGCCTGAGTCGGATGCTGAGATCATCGAGCCAGGAGACAAGTCCTTCCAAGTTACTAAGGATGACTTACAGATTGAAAATGAAATCATGGACCATAAATTGATTGTGTTAGAAGAGAAGGTTGAGAAACTTGGATACGAGAAAGAAGAAATGAGGATAGCTTTGGCAGAATCGCATCGCCAGCTTGAGGTCTTTTGCAATCTGCTGGCTGAAGCTGAAAATAAAATAGTTGAAATGCAAACAAAGATGGACTTGGCTAATGAACCGAAAGCAAGTACAGTTGGAGATTTGGAGGGAatgtggaaggaactggagacTCAGCTCGAGTTAGCATATTTGGAAAATGGGAAGCTCTGTGAGAAGATATCTTTGTTAGAAGAAAGCCTCCAGGATGATCGAATACTGTCTGCTGAACATGAAGCTAAAGTAGAGATTGCTGAGGTTGCTCGGCAGGAACTGGATTCCCAGCTTAAGTCAGCTCTTCAAGAAGTTGGTACTCTTAATGAAAAAATTGGAGTGTTGGAATGCCAGTTAAAGGAGGGAAGGGCACTGTCTTCAGAATTAGCAGCAAAAGTCTATTCTTTAGAAGCGACAAACAAGGCATTGGAATCTCAGCTTGATGATGCAAATTCTGAAGTTAGGAAGCTAAAGGAGAAGGTTAATTTCTGGGAACTAAAAGCTGAAGAAGAGACTAAATTATCTACAGAATATGCACTTAAACTAGAAGCGGCAGAGGCAGAAACGAAGAAACTGGAACTTGATCTCAAGTCAGCTCATTTGTTTGCTAATAAAGTGCAGGCTGCAGAGGCGGCAAAGATGTCGGTAGAAATTCAACTTGAATCTGCACGCTTAGAAGTTCAGAAGCTGAGCGATGAGGTAGTTTTCCTAGAAAGGAGAGTTGACGAGGAAAGAGCATTGTCTGCAGAATATGCAGATCGGTGTCGGAAACTGGAAGGTGATTTCTTCAAGATGAACCGAGAAGCTGATCTTTCGAGAGCTTCAAGATCCAGTCGAGAACTTAAGATCAAACAG GAAAGAGATCTTGTTGTGGCTGCTGGCAAATTGGAAGAATGTCAGAAGACGATAGCCTCGCTGAATCAGCAGTTGAAATTCTTGACAACTTTTGATGGTCTCATCCTCGAAGCTGAGATGCCAGAATACAATGCGAGCATTCGAGATCATGATGATAGCATTACTGAAGTCAAAGGTTTCTTTCGCAACAATCCATTAGAGGTAACAGACAATTACAAATTTTCGATTGGCAGCGAGAAAGGTTTGGTAGAGTCTTCTTCAGTCTCTTTGATTTCTTCTGCTTCTTCCCCTAATTTATCTGAGATAACTAGAACACTATTGTCCCGTAGTAGGAGCACCGCTTGTTAG